A region of Streptomyces sp. TG1A-60 DNA encodes the following proteins:
- a CDS encoding alpha/beta hydrolase yields the protein MRAAVLHGTVGAVVLSALTVPPAGGVTSASRAAGEVAVAAQRAADEGIRFGRCPAVEGLPDGVRCGTVKVPLDYARPDGEQISLTVSRVKAGGKDAKGEKVARQGALVFNPGGPGASGMFFPLIGYLPEWKRIAAAYDLVGYAPRGVGRSAPLSCQDPGRLHRGPSPAPTHPTEAYKRERISRAKAYARGCAQRSGSALRHYHSLNNARDLDVLRAALGERRLTFMGTSYGTYFGALYATLFPSRVRRMVFDSAVDPDPDQIWYQNNLDQSAAFEERWADFRAWVAKHHGVYGLGDTPEQVLRSYERAAARLAVRPAGGEVGPGQLRSALLQAAYYDDYWPQRALALSAYLKGDPKPLVQIAGPYPEAAVEQENANAVHTAVECNDGPWPTRWRVWDRDNTRLARTAPFGTWDNVWTNLPCAYWGGPRQRPVDVRTGPGELPPTLILAAERDAVTPYDGAIELHRRLWGSVLVTERDSGNHGIGGGPNKCVNGYLEAYLLEGRLPVRRAACAPHPEPSARRGGGVEELRSSVAGQTRAAKPYL from the coding sequence GTCGCGGCGCAGCGGGCCGCGGACGAGGGCATCCGGTTCGGGAGGTGTCCGGCGGTGGAGGGGCTGCCGGACGGGGTGCGGTGCGGAACGGTCAAGGTGCCGCTCGACTACGCCCGGCCCGACGGCGAGCAGATCTCGCTGACCGTCAGCCGTGTCAAGGCCGGCGGGAAGGACGCCAAGGGCGAGAAGGTCGCCCGGCAGGGGGCGCTCGTCTTCAACCCCGGTGGGCCCGGGGCATCCGGGATGTTCTTTCCGCTCATCGGCTACCTCCCGGAGTGGAAGCGGATCGCTGCCGCGTACGACCTCGTGGGGTACGCCCCGCGCGGGGTCGGGCGGTCGGCGCCGCTGTCCTGTCAGGACCCCGGGCGGCTGCACCGGGGGCCCTCACCCGCGCCGACTCACCCTACGGAGGCGTACAAGAGGGAGCGGATCTCGCGGGCGAAGGCGTACGCGCGCGGGTGTGCGCAGCGGAGCGGGAGCGCGCTGCGGCACTACCACTCCCTCAACAACGCCCGCGACCTGGACGTCCTGCGGGCCGCGCTCGGCGAGCGGCGGCTGACGTTCATGGGGACGTCGTACGGGACGTACTTCGGGGCGCTGTACGCGACGCTGTTCCCTTCGCGTGTTCGCCGAATGGTCTTCGACTCGGCGGTGGACCCGGACCCCGACCAGATCTGGTACCAGAACAATCTCGACCAGTCGGCGGCCTTCGAGGAGCGCTGGGCGGACTTCCGGGCCTGGGTGGCCAAGCACCACGGGGTGTACGGGCTGGGCGACACCCCGGAGCAGGTGCTGCGGAGCTACGAGCGGGCGGCGGCCCGGCTGGCCGTCCGTCCCGCCGGCGGCGAGGTGGGGCCGGGGCAGTTGCGGAGCGCGTTGCTGCAGGCCGCGTACTACGACGACTACTGGCCGCAGCGCGCGCTGGCCCTCTCCGCGTATCTGAAGGGCGACCCGAAGCCGCTGGTCCAGATCGCGGGCCCGTACCCGGAGGCGGCCGTCGAGCAGGAGAACGCGAACGCCGTCCACACGGCCGTCGAGTGCAACGACGGGCCCTGGCCGACGCGGTGGCGGGTCTGGGACCGCGACAACACGCGGCTCGCGCGTACCGCGCCCTTCGGGACGTGGGACAACGTGTGGACGAATCTGCCGTGCGCGTACTGGGGCGGGCCGCGTCAGCGGCCCGTCGATGTGCGGACCGGGCCCGGTGAGCTGCCGCCCACGCTGATCCTCGCGGCCGAGCGGGATGCGGTCACGCCCTATGACGGGGCGATCGAACTGCACCGGCGGCTCTGGGGGTCGGTGCTGGTGACCGAGCGGGACTCCGGGAACCACGGGATCGGCGGGGGGCCCAACAAGTGCGTCAACGGGTATCTGGAGGCGTACCTGTTGGAGGGCCGCCTCCCGGTGCGGCGCGCGGCGTGCGCACCGCACCCGGAGCCGAGCGCTCGGCGCGGCGGGGGCGTCGAAGAGCTGCGGTCGTCAGTGGCCGGTCAGACCCGCGCGGCCAAGCCGTACCTGTGA
- the hemQ gene encoding hydrogen peroxide-dependent heme synthase produces MSDDAPTTEPGRIPNKGKLAKDLNEVIRYTLWSVFQLKDVLPEDRAGHAEEVQELFDQLAAEDVTIRGTYDVSGLRADADVMIWWHAETSDQLQDAYNLFRRTKLGRALTPVWSNMALHRPAEFNRSHIPAFLADETPRDYVSVYPFVRSYDWYLLPDEDRRRMLADHGKMARGFPDVRANTVASFSLGDYEWILAFEADELYRIVDLMRHLRASEARMHVREEVPFYTGRRKSVAELVAGLA; encoded by the coding sequence ATGAGCGACGACGCCCCCACCACCGAGCCCGGCCGCATCCCCAACAAGGGCAAGCTGGCCAAGGACCTCAACGAGGTCATCCGCTACACGCTGTGGTCCGTCTTCCAGCTGAAGGACGTGCTGCCGGAGGACCGGGCCGGTCACGCCGAGGAGGTCCAGGAGCTGTTCGACCAGCTCGCCGCGGAGGACGTGACCATCCGCGGCACGTACGACGTGTCGGGGCTGCGCGCAGACGCCGACGTCATGATCTGGTGGCACGCGGAGACCAGCGACCAGCTCCAGGATGCGTACAACCTCTTCCGCCGCACGAAGCTGGGCCGCGCCCTGACGCCCGTGTGGTCGAACATGGCGCTGCACCGCCCCGCCGAGTTCAACCGCTCGCACATCCCGGCGTTCCTCGCCGACGAGACGCCCCGTGACTACGTCAGCGTCTACCCCTTCGTGCGCTCCTACGACTGGTATCTGCTGCCCGACGAGGACCGCCGCCGCATGCTCGCCGACCACGGCAAGATGGCCCGCGGCTTCCCGGACGTCCGCGCCAACACGGTCGCCTCGTTCTCCCTCGGGGACTACGAGTGGATCCTGGCGTTCGAGGCCGACGAGCTGTACCGCATCGTCGACCTCATGCGCCACCTGCGCGCCTCCGAGGCCCGCATGCACGTCCGCGAGGAGGTCCCGTTCTACACGGGCCGCCGCAAGTCGGTCGCGGAACTGGTGGCAGGGCTGGCATGA
- the hemG gene encoding protoporphyrinogen oxidase: MSGSRTDAGHVVVIGAGIAGLAAAHGLLDRGARVTVLEASDRVGGKLLPGEIAGARVDLGAESMLARRPEALALAREVGLADRLQPPATATASLWTRGALRPMPKGHVMGVPGTASALSGILSDEGLARIERDADLPRTEVGDDVAVGEYVAARLGREVVDRLVEPLLGGVYAGDAYRISMRSAVPQLFEAARTHTSLTEAVRGIQERAATARQTGPVFMGIEGGVGRLPSAVAESVRARGAEIRTGTPVTELRREAPGGWRVSTGSTGSAEDRVLGADAVVVAVPAPIAAALLRAEAPEAAAELGAVEYASMALVTLAYRRAGLTLPEGSGFLVPPVDGRTIKASTFASQKWGWLADENPDLLILRTSVGRYGETAILDHDDAHLVDVSRHDLREATGLSATPVATRVTRWDDGLPQYPVGHHARVARVREHIGKLPGLAVCGAAYDGVGIPACVASAAAAVDRIHGALRAARELTANPVQGLHGGAGE, encoded by the coding sequence ATGAGCGGATCACGCACGGACGCCGGGCACGTCGTCGTCATCGGGGCCGGAATCGCGGGGCTGGCAGCCGCGCACGGACTGCTGGACCGGGGCGCGAGAGTGACCGTCCTGGAGGCCTCGGACCGGGTCGGCGGCAAGCTGCTGCCCGGCGAGATCGCGGGCGCGCGGGTCGACCTCGGCGCCGAGTCGATGCTGGCGCGCCGCCCAGAGGCCCTCGCCCTGGCGCGTGAGGTCGGTCTCGCCGACCGGCTCCAGCCGCCCGCCACCGCCACGGCCTCCCTCTGGACCAGGGGCGCCCTGCGGCCCATGCCCAAGGGCCACGTCATGGGCGTCCCCGGCACCGCGTCCGCTCTCTCCGGGATCCTGTCCGACGAGGGGCTCGCCCGGATCGAGCGGGACGCCGACCTGCCGCGCACCGAGGTCGGTGACGACGTGGCGGTGGGGGAGTACGTGGCGGCCCGCCTCGGCCGCGAGGTCGTCGACCGCCTGGTGGAGCCGCTGCTCGGCGGCGTCTACGCGGGCGACGCGTACCGCATCTCGATGCGCTCGGCCGTCCCGCAGCTCTTCGAGGCCGCCCGGACCCACACCTCCCTCACCGAGGCTGTTCGGGGCATCCAGGAGCGCGCCGCGACCGCCCGGCAGACCGGGCCGGTCTTCATGGGCATCGAGGGTGGAGTGGGCCGACTGCCGTCGGCGGTCGCCGAGTCGGTGCGGGCACGCGGCGCCGAGATCCGCACCGGCACGCCCGTCACGGAGCTGCGCCGCGAGGCCCCCGGCGGGTGGCGTGTCAGCACCGGGAGCACCGGGAGCGCTGAGGACCGCGTCCTGGGCGCCGACGCCGTCGTCGTGGCCGTGCCCGCTCCGATCGCCGCCGCCCTGCTGCGCGCCGAGGCCCCGGAGGCCGCCGCCGAGCTGGGTGCCGTGGAGTACGCCTCCATGGCGCTCGTCACCCTCGCCTACCGCCGCGCGGGCCTCACCCTCCCCGAGGGCAGCGGCTTCCTGGTGCCGCCGGTCGACGGCCGCACGATCAAGGCGTCCACCTTCGCCTCCCAGAAGTGGGGCTGGCTCGCGGACGAGAACCCGGACCTGCTCATCCTGCGCACCTCCGTCGGCCGGTACGGCGAGACGGCGATCCTGGACCACGACGACGCCCACCTCGTGGACGTCTCCCGCCACGACCTGCGCGAGGCCACCGGCCTGTCCGCGACCCCGGTGGCGACCCGCGTCACCCGCTGGGACGACGGCCTGCCCCAGTACCCGGTCGGCCACCACGCGCGCGTGGCCCGTGTCCGCGAGCACATCGGCAAGCTGCCCGGCCTCGCGGTCTGCGGCGCCGCCTACGACGGCGTGGGCATCCCGGCCTGCGTCGCGAGCGCCGCCGCCGCGGTCGACCGGATCCACGGTGCCCTGCGGGCTGCGCGGGAGCTCACCGCCAACCCGGTGCAAGGCCTCCACGGCGGAGCGGGAGAATAA